In Granulicella arctica, one genomic interval encodes:
- a CDS encoding ParA family protein: MIRLVISNQRGGVSKTTTTATLAREFADRGKRVLVIDTDPQGSISSVLNLKPEYGLYNFVIEKLNFNDCIVKVSDLLHVMCSSRETTKVETILMGQVARENAFTQIFGQVEQDYDVVLIDVSPSITLLQTCAMVYAKQVLIPIGMDTLSFQGAMASIEASKSLNQLLTTNIRTIGLLPVMVDRRLAMTTTVLEGLEGMSKGMQIPLLHAIRTDQSVTKAARAGKFLVDFDPKCKAYEDYHQVADELEKLFKEPVNAGSKT, encoded by the coding sequence ATGATCCGACTCGTAATTTCGAATCAACGTGGCGGGGTTTCGAAGACCACTACAACCGCTACCCTTGCCCGTGAATTCGCTGATCGCGGTAAACGCGTCCTCGTGATCGACACGGATCCTCAGGGATCGATCAGCAGTGTTCTTAACCTCAAACCTGAGTACGGTCTCTATAACTTCGTCATCGAAAAGTTGAATTTCAATGACTGCATCGTCAAGGTTTCAGACCTGCTGCATGTCATGTGTTCCAGTCGTGAGACTACGAAGGTTGAAACCATTCTCATGGGACAGGTTGCACGCGAAAATGCCTTTACCCAGATCTTCGGTCAGGTTGAGCAGGACTATGACGTGGTCCTAATCGACGTGAGCCCCTCGATTACGTTGCTCCAGACCTGCGCCATGGTGTATGCCAAGCAGGTCTTGATTCCGATTGGCATGGATACCCTGTCCTTCCAAGGTGCTATGGCCTCCATAGAGGCGTCGAAGTCGCTGAACCAACTCCTTACCACCAACATTCGAACCATCGGCCTCCTGCCCGTTATGGTGGACCGCAGATTGGCGATGACGACTACGGTTCTAGAAGGATTGGAAGGAATGTCAAAAGGGATGCAAATTCCTCTGCTCCACGCGATCCGCACAGATCAGAGTGTGACCAAGGCAGCGCGTGCCGGCAAATTCCTCGTTGACTTCGATCCGAAGTGCAAGGCCTACGAGGATTACCACCAGGTTGCTGATGAACTCGAGAAACTCTTCAAGGAACCCGTAAATGCCGGAAGCAAGACCTAG
- a CDS encoding helix-turn-helix domain-containing protein: MRPPKPRNPSIWLRSSEVASILGISQRTLLRKLASGKLLEPGRDPVNNYRQWRPEEVQELQQQLRRDKK; encoded by the coding sequence ATGAGACCTCCAAAACCTCGCAATCCTTCGATTTGGCTAAGATCCTCGGAAGTAGCGTCTATTTTGGGAATATCTCAGCGAACGTTACTGCGGAAGCTGGCCTCTGGGAAGCTGCTAGAGCCAGGTCGTGATCCGGTGAACAACTATCGCCAATGGCGGCCTGAAGAAGTTCAAGAACTGCAACAACAGCTCCGGAGAGACAAGAAATGA